One window of Elaeis guineensis isolate ETL-2024a chromosome 11, EG11, whole genome shotgun sequence genomic DNA carries:
- the LOC105053851 gene encoding uncharacterized protein, which produces MCFQPLPKRGFGPPNPYKYPQHFFLHSMTRPFMATTSTGRVITVGLLVLLVATLCSATRALLNLEAGTYGAGHGIGSGGGAGYGAGGGVAEGGGYGGGGGGGSGSGYGAAGEHGSVGYGSGGGSGGRAGYGVGEYGGGSGGGSGGGGGYGAAGGDHGIGYGSGGGSGSGGGYGSGGDHGGGGGGGSGGGGGFGAGGEQGGGYGAGGGSGGGAGYGAGGSDGGGGSGGGGGYGGGAGAGHGGGYGSGGGAGGGEGYGDGGEHGGGYGGGGGSGGGGGAGYGGAGGHGGGGGGGSGAGGGYAGVHCGYVP; this is translated from the coding sequence ATGTGCTTCCAACCACTCCCAAAACGCGGATTCGGACCCCCCAACCCCTATAAATATCCGCAACACTTCTTCCTTCATTCCATGACACGTCCCTTCATGGCTACTACTAGCACTGGAAGAGTTATTACGGTGGGACTCTTAGTGCTGCTGGTTGCGACGCTATGCTCAGCCACTAGAGCCCTGTTGAATCTAGAGGCAGGAACTTATGGCGCTGGCCACGGCATTGGTAGCGGTGGCGGTGCCGGCTATGGAGCCGGAGGTGGAGTCGCGGAGGGTGGGGGTTATGGTGGTGGAGGGGGTGGTGGATCCGGTTCCGGCTATGGTGCAGCTGGAGAGCATGGATCAGTTGGTTATGGGAGTGGTGGTGGAAGTGGCGGCAGAGCTGGGTATGGAGTAGGGGAGTATGGTGGTGGTTCTGGTGGTGGTAGTGGAGGAGGCGGTGGTTATGGTGCCGCCGGAGGAGATCACGGAATTGGCTATGGAAGTGGAGGTGGTAGCGGCAGTGGAGGTGGGTACGGTTCTGGTGGAGACCACGGTGGCGGCGGCGGTGGAGGTAGTGGTGGTGGTGGCGGCTTTGGTGCTGGAGGAGAACAGGGTGGAGGCTATGGTGCGGGCGGGGGATCTGGTGGTGGTGCAGGGTATGGAGCTGGGGGATCTGACGGTGGTGGTGGAAGTGGCGGTGGGGGTGGATATGGCGGTGGAGCTGGGGCAGGGCATGGCGGTGGTTATGGGAGTGGTGGTGGAGCTGGAGGTGGTGAGGGCTATGGCGATGGAGGAGAGCATGGCGGCGGGTACGGTGGCGGAGGAGGGAGTGGTGGTGGTGGAGGTGCTGGTTATGGAGGGGCTGGAGGGCATGGAGGTGGTGGTGGAGGTGGGAGTGGTGCCGGAGGTGGGTATGCCGGAGTGCATTGTGGCTACGTCCCATGA